DNA from Acidobacteriota bacterium:
TCCCCTCATTCAACGATCATGAACGGCCTGCGCCGGACAGGCCCGGATGGTCGGAACGGACGTCCCGTCCAGCCGGATATACCGGTCCCAGAGGTTGACGGTCAGGCACGAGTGGACCGGCAGGATATAGAGCATATCGCCGGGCTTCATCCGCTTCATCTCCGCGGCGGTCGTCCGGATGACCCCGTGCTCCTGGGACAGGAACGTGACCGCCGTCCCGGGCAGGATCGGGCCCCAGCCGTTCCCGCGCGGCCGGCAGACACGGCCGTAGATCCGGCCGTCGCGGCGCGTCAGGACCTCCTCCTTGGACAGATGGATGGCCCCGCCGTGGATGACGGCCTCGTTGCGGGCGGGGTGCGTGGCGACCACGGGGCAGGCCACGGCCGCCGCGATCTCCGTTTCCCCGCAGACGCCGAGCTCGAGCTGGGTCGCGTCGAAGAGGACGAAATTCCCCGGCCGGATCTCGTCGGCCCCGTCGAAGGCGTCCAAACGGACGCACGCCGGCGTGTCGCCGACGGAGATCTCGAGGCCGGCGAACCCGGAGGCCGCCAGGGCGTCACGGGCCTTGACCATCTTGCGCATCGCGCCGGCATGCACGCGGGTCAGGGCGCCGGGGGTGCGGGCGTGGTAGGTCAGGCCGTTGTGGGTCAGCAGGCCGCGCAGCCGGAAGCTCGGGCGGCGGAGCGCTTCCCGGCAGAGGCGGGTCAGGAGCGCCCGGTCATCCCAAGCCGCGCCGGCCCGGTGGGACCCGACGTCGATCTTGAGCCAGACGTCGAGCGGGGCCGCGACCCGGCGGGACAGCGCCTCCAGGACCTCCGGCGTTTCGGCCAGGACCCCGAGGCGGCAGCGGGAGGCCAGCCGTCCGATCTCCGGGGCCTCGAGGATGTTGAGCGGAAAAGCGATCAGGATGTCCCGCCAGCCGTCAGCCGCGAAGTAGGCGGCCATGTCGACCGACGAGACCGTGATGGCCTCGACCCCCGCGTCACGGAAGATCCGGCCGATCTGGCGCGATTGATGGGTCTTGAAATGGGGCCGGAAGCGCAGGCCGAGCCGCCGGGCCTTGGCCGCCATGGCCTCGATGTTCCGGCGAACCCGGCCCTCGTCGAGGACCAGGGTCGGCTTGGCGAGGGTCGGCATCAGGATAGCCCCCGCGTCCTCAGATCTTGGCCAGCTTCCTGACGAAGGCCGGGTCGACGTCGCAGCCGAGGCCCGGCGTCTCGGGCACCGTCAGGGTTCCGGCCTTGACCGTGATGCCGCCGACGATCGGGTCGATGACGTGCTCGGAGTTGCCGTCGAGGTCGGCGTAGACGATGTTGGCCTGCGAGGCCACGACGTGCGCGGCGGCGGTCAGGCCGAGCCTGGATTCGAGCATGCAGCCGACCATGCAGCGCATGTTGGCGGCGTCGGCGACATGGGCGATGCGGATGGCGTTGAGCATGCCGCCGGCCTTCATGAGCTTGATGTTGAAGGTGTCGCAGGCCCCGGCCCTGATCAGCTTGACGGCGTCGGCCGGCCCGAACAGGGCCTCGTCGGCCATGATCGAGATGGGGCTCTGGGCCCGGACGGCCGCCAGCCCGGCCGTGTCGGACGCGAGGACGGGCTGCTCGCAGAGCTGGATGGCCAGGGGCTCGAGCTTGCGCAGGGCATAAACGGCCTGGGGCACGGTCCAGCCCTGGTTGGCGTCGACGCGGATGGCCGTCTTCGGCCCGACGGCGGCCCGGATGGCCGAGATGCGGGCGAAGTCCTCGTCGGGATCGAGCCCGACCTTGACCTTGAGGGTCTTGTAGCCCATGTCCGCGTAGCCCTTCGATTCGGCCGTCATCTTCTCCAGGGTGTCGATGCTGGTGGTGATGTCGGTCTCGAAGACGCTCTTCGTCCCGCCGAGGAGGCGGAAGAGCGGCAAGCCGGCGGCCTTCCCCAGGATATCGAAGAGGGCCATGTCGAACGCGGCCACGGCGCTCGGGTTGGAGTGGACGATGGGGCCGATGAGCCGGAGCAGGTCGTCGATGGCCAGCGGGTCCTTGCCGATGATCATGTCCCGGATGGCTTTGGCGGCGGCGGCGTTGGTCGCCTGCGTCTCGCCGGTGATGGGCGGGAAGGGGCAGGCTTCGCCGATCCCGGTGACGCCCTGGTCCGTGCGGATGCGGACGAGCAGCTCGGTGGCCGCCGTCATCGTGCCGATGGCGATGCGGAAGGGCGAGGTCAGGCCGATGTCGAAGAGGTAGATCTCGACGCCGGCGATCTTGAGCTTCCCGGCGGCGGACCGGACGTCCTCGAGCGGCTTGGACGGCAGCCCGTAAACCTTCGTTCCGGCGGCCAGGGCGCCGAGGCCGAGCATTTGCAGGAATCCTTTGCGGGTCAGGCTCATTGATCCTCCTCGAAACACATTCTACCCACGCCGGACCGGGTTTGACAAGGGAAATGGGCCAGGTCTTCGCAAAGCGGAAAGCCTACCGCTCTGCGAAGACCTGGTCCCTTCCTGATGCGGCCAGGGCGGCGCCGGCGGCGGCGACGATCTGGGGATGCTCGGGGACGGCCACGGGACGCCGGAGTCGCTTCGACAGCATGTCCACGAGGCACGGGTTCAGGGCCACGCCGCCGGCCATCACGACCTCGCCGGCCGGATTGAACCTGGCCGCCAGCGGATAGACGCGGTCGGCGATGGAGGCGCAGAGGCCCCGGGCGATCGCCTTCCGGTCGCGTCCGGCCGCGAGGAGCGAGATGACCTCGGATTCGGCGAAGACGGTGCACATGCTGTTGAGCGCGATCGTCTCGTCCGCTTCGCCGGCCGCCCGCCCGAACTCCCCGAGGGCGAAGCCGAGGAGCGCGGCCATGACCTCGAGGAAGCGGCCGGTGCCGGCGGCGCAGCGGTCGTTCATCTCGAAATCGGCGAAGGCGCCGGGCCCGCGGCCGAGGAGGATGGCCTTGGAGTCCTGGCCGCCGACGTCGATGACCAGGTCCGCGCCGGGCCTCAGGAACCGGGCTCCGAGGGCGCAGGCCGTGATCTCGGTCACGACCCTGCAGCCCAGGTCCGCGTTCATGAGGAAGCGGCCGTAGCCGGTCGCCGCGGCGCCGCGATAATCCCGGCGGTCGAGCCGGGCCCTGACCCGGTCGATCGACGCGGGAGCGGTATCGAAGACCTCGAAGCGCGCCACGGCCCCGCCGGCCATCTCGACGATCTTGGTCGTCCGGGAGCCGAGGTCGAGGCCGAGGAAGACGTCCGGCGCGGCCATGGGATCCCGGCCTACCTCGACAGCCCCTCGAGAAAGGCGTCGACCCGCAGCCGCATCGGGCCGGTGTCCTCCTCGGCGTAGTCGGTCACGATCTTGAGGCTGGGCAGGCCGGCTTCCTTGAGGGCGGCGGCCACGGCGACGGCCTCGATGTTGTATGTGTGGCAATACTGCAGGACGTACTGGATGACGCCGTCGGCCCGGCATTCCCGGGCCAGGCGCACGACCGAATCGAGGCGCTCGTCGTTCGGCGAGAAGCAGGAGCACTCGATGCCGAGATAGCGGGCGGCCACGGCGTCGATCTGGGCCTCGAGGCCGTCGCGGGTCTCCTCGACGAGGCTCTCGTAATAGCGCGAGCCCGTGCAGGTCTCGTCGCCGACGACGACCGCGCCGGCCGATTCGACCAGGGCGTGAAGCTTCCAGTTGCCCATGACCGAGGGGCAGCCGGAGACGAGGATCCGCCGGGCCCGCTCCGGGGCCGGGCCGACGCCGCGGCGGACGCGGTCCTCGAGCTCGCCGTTGAGCTCCTCCAGCCGGCCGGTGAAGCGCGCGGCGTCGTCGACGAGGGCGCCCTGCATGACGGCCAGCGCGTCCAGGCCGCTCAGGGGCGGGACGGCCTCCCGCCGGAAGGCGTTGAGCCGGGCCAGGGCCCGGCGCTTCCGGTTCACCAGGCGCACGGCCTCGGCCAGCGGCTCGCGCTCCAGCCGGCGGCCGGTCACGTCTTCCAGGCGGGCCCGGAACCGGGCCACCTCCTCGCGCCAGAGGTCCCGGTCGCGGGGACCTTTCTTCTGGGGCAGCTCGATGACATGGAAGCCGCCCTCCCTGGCCAGGAGGTCCCAGGTCTTCTTCTTGGCGTCGCAGGTCGTTTCCCCGACGGCCAGGTCCTCGACCGGCCCGTACGGGCAGGCGTTGGCCAGGGCCAGGCCGATCGTCGACTTGACCAGGGGGCAGATGTCGCGGGGCAGCATCGTCTCCGCGTAGGGGATGGACGCCGACGTCCCGCCGCAGAGCGCCACGGGGATCGCCCCGAGGGCCAGGACGATCTCCTCGGGGACGAAGATGCAGAACGTGCCGATGAGCTTGTCGCCGGCGGCCCGCCGCCCGACGATCTCGCGGACCCGCTCGCCGTGGGCGCCGCGGATGACGCCGTCGAAATAGGCCATTCCGGCTGGCCGGTCCTTCTGGGCCAGGACGGTCTTGCGGAAGGTCCGGTCGACGGCGTCGAAGATGCGATGGTGGAGCTCGACGTCGAGTCCGAGATCCTTCGGCAGCTCGTTGTCGCGGTCCACGTCACTCCCTTTCTTTCTTCGCGAATGCGCGGCCGCATCGCGGCTCGTCGATGGGAAACCCGCGCCTGCGGCCGGACCGGCCAGGAGGGGAGCGTATTATAGGCCGCGGGGC
Protein-coding regions in this window:
- a CDS encoding double-cubane-cluster-containing anaerobic reductase; the protein is MDRDNELPKDLGLDVELHHRIFDAVDRTFRKTVLAQKDRPAGMAYFDGVIRGAHGERVREIVGRRAAGDKLIGTFCIFVPEEIVLALGAIPVALCGGTSASIPYAETMLPRDICPLVKSTIGLALANACPYGPVEDLAVGETTCDAKKKTWDLLAREGGFHVIELPQKKGPRDRDLWREEVARFRARLEDVTGRRLEREPLAEAVRLVNRKRRALARLNAFRREAVPPLSGLDALAVMQGALVDDAARFTGRLEELNGELEDRVRRGVGPAPERARRILVSGCPSVMGNWKLHALVESAGAVVVGDETCTGSRYYESLVEETRDGLEAQIDAVAARYLGIECSCFSPNDERLDSVVRLARECRADGVIQYVLQYCHTYNIEAVAVAAALKEAGLPSLKIVTDYAEEDTGPMRLRVDAFLEGLSR
- a CDS encoding dipeptide epimerase; translation: MSLTRKGFLQMLGLGALAAGTKVYGLPSKPLEDVRSAAGKLKIAGVEIYLFDIGLTSPFRIAIGTMTAATELLVRIRTDQGVTGIGEACPFPPITGETQATNAAAAKAIRDMIIGKDPLAIDDLLRLIGPIVHSNPSAVAAFDMALFDILGKAAGLPLFRLLGGTKSVFETDITTSIDTLEKMTAESKGYADMGYKTLKVKVGLDPDEDFARISAIRAAVGPKTAIRVDANQGWTVPQAVYALRKLEPLAIQLCEQPVLASDTAGLAAVRAQSPISIMADEALFGPADAVKLIRAGACDTFNIKLMKAGGMLNAIRIAHVADAANMRCMVGCMLESRLGLTAAAHVVASQANIVYADLDGNSEHVIDPIVGGITVKAGTLTVPETPGLGCDVDPAFVRKLAKI
- a CDS encoding alanine racemase, with translation MPTLAKPTLVLDEGRVRRNIEAMAAKARRLGLRFRPHFKTHQSRQIGRIFRDAGVEAITVSSVDMAAYFAADGWRDILIAFPLNILEAPEIGRLASRCRLGVLAETPEVLEALSRRVAAPLDVWLKIDVGSHRAGAAWDDRALLTRLCREALRRPSFRLRGLLTHNGLTYHARTPGALTRVHAGAMRKMVKARDALAASGFAGLEISVGDTPACVRLDAFDGADEIRPGNFVLFDATQLELGVCGETEIAAAVACPVVATHPARNEAVIHGGAIHLSKEEVLTRRDGRIYGRVCRPRGNGWGPILPGTAVTFLSQEHGVIRTTAAEMKRMKPGDMLYILPVHSCLTVNLWDRYIRLDGTSVPTIRACPAQAVHDR
- a CDS encoding acyl-CoA dehydratase activase, translated to MAAPDVFLGLDLGSRTTKIVEMAGGAVARFEVFDTAPASIDRVRARLDRRDYRGAAATGYGRFLMNADLGCRVVTEITACALGARFLRPGADLVIDVGGQDSKAILLGRGPGAFADFEMNDRCAAGTGRFLEVMAALLGFALGEFGRAAGEADETIALNSMCTVFAESEVISLLAAGRDRKAIARGLCASIADRVYPLAARFNPAGEVVMAGGVALNPCLVDMLSKRLRRPVAVPEHPQIVAAAGAALAASGRDQVFAER